Proteins encoded within one genomic window of Agelaius phoeniceus isolate bAgePho1 chromosome Z, bAgePho1.hap1, whole genome shotgun sequence:
- the FSD1L gene encoding FSD1-like protein isoform X4 → MDEERETLQRIVSTLVNKNDEIHNFIDMLNHTISNVQVNSSNAISELDEEFDGLYSVLHEMKGSMASTIQQEEARKIQALQDQLSQCSRALESSEELLELAVQSLDIKNPVELIEAARQIKDSVTVASAFRLSLKPKVSDSMTHMMVDFALEKRMLQAVKFLPVPKAPEIDVAACLVADNCITISWRMPEEDSRIDHFVLEYRKTNFDGLPRLKGEQHWELVDYIKATQYTLSGLRFDTKYMNLRVQACNKAVAGEYSDPVTLETKAFVFSLDSTSSHLNLKVEDTYVEWDPTGGKGQEKIKGKENKNSNTASPKRSTNSPRASARGSRDRFAGESYTVLGDTAVESGQHYWEVRAQKDCKSYSVGVTYRNPGKFDQLGKTNSSWCIHINNWLQTTFSAKHNNKAKTLDIPVPDRIGVYCDFDGGQLSFYNASSKALLHTFRAKFAQPLLPGFMIWCGGLTVMTGLQVPSAVKTLQKSENGLGGSTSSLNNVA, encoded by the exons GAGACTCTGCAAAGGATTGTCAGTACTCTAGTGaacaaaaatgatgaaattcACAACTTCATTGACATGCTGAACCACACAATATCAAATGTCCAG GTAAACTCCTCTAATGCCATCAGTGAGCTGGATGAGGAGTTTGATGGTCTGTACTCGGTCCTACATGAGATGAAGGGGAGCATGGCCAGCACTATTCAGCAAGAAGAAGCTCGTAAAATTCAAGCTCTGCAG GATCAGCTGAGCCAGTGCAGCCGTGCCCTGGAGAGCTCAGAAGAGCTGCTGGAACTTGCTGTGCAGTCGCTGGACATAAAGAACCCCGTGGAACTCATAGAG GCTGCCAGACAGATCAAAGATAG CGTCACAGTGGCTTCAGCATTCCGCCTCTCTCTGAAACCAAAAGTCAGTGACAGTATGACTCATATGATGGTGGACTTTGCCTTGGAAAAGAGGATGCTACAAGCTGTGAAGTTTTTGCCAG TCCCTAAAGCTCCAGAGATAGATGTAGCAGCTTGTCTGGTTGCTGACAACTGCATAACCATATCGTGGAGAATGCCTGAGGAGGACAGCAGAATTGATCATTTTGTGCTGGAGTATAGGAAGACCAACTTTGATGGGCTCCCTCGACTGAAAGGGGAGCAGCATTGGGAGCTGGTTGACTACATTAAAGCTACTCAGTACACCTTATCAG GTCTGAGATTTGATACAAAATACATGAACCTTAGAGTACAGGCTTGCAACAAAGCTGTGGCAGGTGAATACTCCGACCCTGTGACTCTGGAAACCAAAG CATTTGTCTTCAGTTTGGACAGTACTTCATCTCATCTGAACCTGAAAGTTGAAGACACCTACGTTGAATGGGATCCTACTGGAGGCAAAGgccaagaaaaaataaaagggaaggaaaataaaaacag CAACACGGCATCTCCCAAGAGATCTACTAACAGCCCAAGGGCCTCGGCGAGGGGCAGCCGGGATCGCTTTGCTGGTGAATCCTACACAGTGCTGG GAGACACTGCTGTTGAAAGTGGACAGCATTACTGGGAAGTGAGAGCCCAGAAGGACTGCAAATCCTACAGCGTGGGAGTAACATACAGAAACCCGGGGAAGTTTGACCAGCTGGGAAAGACTAATTCCAGCTGGTGCATCCATATCAACAACTGGCTGCAAACCACCTTCTCAGCAAAGCATAACAATAAAGCAAAGACTCTAGATATACCTGTCCCAGACAGAATAGGAGTGTACTGTGACTTTGATGGAG GTCAGCTTTCATTTTATAATGCAAGCTCAAAGGCATTGCTGCACACCTTCAGAGCAAAGTTTGCCCAACCATTGCTACCAGGCTTCATG ATCTGGTGTGGTGGGCTCACAGTGATGACTGGATTGCAGGTGCCAAGTGCTGTGAAAACTCTTCAGAAGAGCGAAAATGGATTGGGTGGTTCAACAAGCAGCCTAAATAATGTTGCCTAG
- the FSD1L gene encoding FSD1-like protein isoform X7, with protein sequence MDEERETLQRIVSTLVNKNDEIHNFIDMLNHTISNVQVNSSNAISELDEEFDGLYSVLHEMKGSMASTIQQEEARKIQALQDQLSQCSRALESSEELLELAVQSLDIKNPVELIEAARQIKDSVTVASAFRLSLKPKVSDSMTHMMVDFALEKRMLQAVKFLPVPKAPEIDVAACLVADNCITISWRMPEEDSRIDHFVLEYRKTNFDGLPRLKGEQHWELVDYIKATQYTLSGLRFDTKYMNLRVQACNKAVAGEYSDPVTLETKAFVFSLDSTSSHLNLKVEDTYVEWDPTGGKGQEKIKGKENKNRSNTASPKRSTNSPRASARGSRDRFAGESYTVLGQLSFYNASSKALLHTFRAKFAQPLLPGFMIWCGGLTVMTGLQVPSAVKTLQKSENGLGGSTSSLNNVA encoded by the exons GAGACTCTGCAAAGGATTGTCAGTACTCTAGTGaacaaaaatgatgaaattcACAACTTCATTGACATGCTGAACCACACAATATCAAATGTCCAG GTAAACTCCTCTAATGCCATCAGTGAGCTGGATGAGGAGTTTGATGGTCTGTACTCGGTCCTACATGAGATGAAGGGGAGCATGGCCAGCACTATTCAGCAAGAAGAAGCTCGTAAAATTCAAGCTCTGCAG GATCAGCTGAGCCAGTGCAGCCGTGCCCTGGAGAGCTCAGAAGAGCTGCTGGAACTTGCTGTGCAGTCGCTGGACATAAAGAACCCCGTGGAACTCATAGAG GCTGCCAGACAGATCAAAGATAG CGTCACAGTGGCTTCAGCATTCCGCCTCTCTCTGAAACCAAAAGTCAGTGACAGTATGACTCATATGATGGTGGACTTTGCCTTGGAAAAGAGGATGCTACAAGCTGTGAAGTTTTTGCCAG TCCCTAAAGCTCCAGAGATAGATGTAGCAGCTTGTCTGGTTGCTGACAACTGCATAACCATATCGTGGAGAATGCCTGAGGAGGACAGCAGAATTGATCATTTTGTGCTGGAGTATAGGAAGACCAACTTTGATGGGCTCCCTCGACTGAAAGGGGAGCAGCATTGGGAGCTGGTTGACTACATTAAAGCTACTCAGTACACCTTATCAG GTCTGAGATTTGATACAAAATACATGAACCTTAGAGTACAGGCTTGCAACAAAGCTGTGGCAGGTGAATACTCCGACCCTGTGACTCTGGAAACCAAAG CATTTGTCTTCAGTTTGGACAGTACTTCATCTCATCTGAACCTGAAAGTTGAAGACACCTACGTTGAATGGGATCCTACTGGAGGCAAAGgccaagaaaaaataaaagggaaggaaaataaaaacag AAGCAACACGGCATCTCCCAAGAGATCTACTAACAGCCCAAGGGCCTCGGCGAGGGGCAGCCGGGATCGCTTTGCTGGTGAATCCTACACAGTGCTGG GTCAGCTTTCATTTTATAATGCAAGCTCAAAGGCATTGCTGCACACCTTCAGAGCAAAGTTTGCCCAACCATTGCTACCAGGCTTCATG ATCTGGTGTGGTGGGCTCACAGTGATGACTGGATTGCAGGTGCCAAGTGCTGTGAAAACTCTTCAGAAGAGCGAAAATGGATTGGGTGGTTCAACAAGCAGCCTAAATAATGTTGCCTAG
- the FSD1L gene encoding FSD1-like protein isoform X1 yields MDEERETLQRIVSTLVNKNDEIHNFIDMLNHTISNVQVNSSNAISELDEEFDGLYSVLHEMKGSMASTIQQEEARKIQALQDQLSQCSRALESSEELLELAVQSLDIKNPVELIEAARQIKDSVTVASAFRLSLKPKVSDSMTHMMVDFALEKRMLQAVKFLPVPKAPEIDVAACLVADNCITISWRMPEEDSRIDHFVLEYRKTNFDGLPRLKGEQHWELVDYIKATQYTLSGLRFDTKYMNLRVQACNKAVAGEYSDPVTLETKAFVFSLDSTSSHLNLKVEDTYVEWDPTGGKGQEKIKGKENKNSGQNPLLKSNRRSNTASPKRSTNSPRASARGSRDRFAGESYTVLGDTAVESGQHYWEVRAQKDCKSYSVGVTYRNPGKFDQLGKTNSSWCIHINNWLQTTFSAKHNNKAKTLDIPVPDRIGVYCDFDGGQLSFYNASSKALLHTFRAKFAQPLLPGFMIWCGGLTVMTGLQVPSAVKTLQKSENGLGGSTSSLNNVA; encoded by the exons GAGACTCTGCAAAGGATTGTCAGTACTCTAGTGaacaaaaatgatgaaattcACAACTTCATTGACATGCTGAACCACACAATATCAAATGTCCAG GTAAACTCCTCTAATGCCATCAGTGAGCTGGATGAGGAGTTTGATGGTCTGTACTCGGTCCTACATGAGATGAAGGGGAGCATGGCCAGCACTATTCAGCAAGAAGAAGCTCGTAAAATTCAAGCTCTGCAG GATCAGCTGAGCCAGTGCAGCCGTGCCCTGGAGAGCTCAGAAGAGCTGCTGGAACTTGCTGTGCAGTCGCTGGACATAAAGAACCCCGTGGAACTCATAGAG GCTGCCAGACAGATCAAAGATAG CGTCACAGTGGCTTCAGCATTCCGCCTCTCTCTGAAACCAAAAGTCAGTGACAGTATGACTCATATGATGGTGGACTTTGCCTTGGAAAAGAGGATGCTACAAGCTGTGAAGTTTTTGCCAG TCCCTAAAGCTCCAGAGATAGATGTAGCAGCTTGTCTGGTTGCTGACAACTGCATAACCATATCGTGGAGAATGCCTGAGGAGGACAGCAGAATTGATCATTTTGTGCTGGAGTATAGGAAGACCAACTTTGATGGGCTCCCTCGACTGAAAGGGGAGCAGCATTGGGAGCTGGTTGACTACATTAAAGCTACTCAGTACACCTTATCAG GTCTGAGATTTGATACAAAATACATGAACCTTAGAGTACAGGCTTGCAACAAAGCTGTGGCAGGTGAATACTCCGACCCTGTGACTCTGGAAACCAAAG CATTTGTCTTCAGTTTGGACAGTACTTCATCTCATCTGAACCTGAAAGTTGAAGACACCTACGTTGAATGGGATCCTACTGGAGGCAAAGgccaagaaaaaataaaagggaaggaaaataaaaacag TGGCCAGAATCCTCTGCTGAAGAGCAATAGAAG AAGCAACACGGCATCTCCCAAGAGATCTACTAACAGCCCAAGGGCCTCGGCGAGGGGCAGCCGGGATCGCTTTGCTGGTGAATCCTACACAGTGCTGG GAGACACTGCTGTTGAAAGTGGACAGCATTACTGGGAAGTGAGAGCCCAGAAGGACTGCAAATCCTACAGCGTGGGAGTAACATACAGAAACCCGGGGAAGTTTGACCAGCTGGGAAAGACTAATTCCAGCTGGTGCATCCATATCAACAACTGGCTGCAAACCACCTTCTCAGCAAAGCATAACAATAAAGCAAAGACTCTAGATATACCTGTCCCAGACAGAATAGGAGTGTACTGTGACTTTGATGGAG GTCAGCTTTCATTTTATAATGCAAGCTCAAAGGCATTGCTGCACACCTTCAGAGCAAAGTTTGCCCAACCATTGCTACCAGGCTTCATG ATCTGGTGTGGTGGGCTCACAGTGATGACTGGATTGCAGGTGCCAAGTGCTGTGAAAACTCTTCAGAAGAGCGAAAATGGATTGGGTGGTTCAACAAGCAGCCTAAATAATGTTGCCTAG
- the FSD1L gene encoding FSD1-like protein isoform X9, with the protein MLNHTISNVQVNSSNAISELDEEFDGLYSVLHEMKGSMASTIQQEEARKIQALQDQLSQCSRALESSEELLELAVQSLDIKNPVELIEAARQIKDSVTVASAFRLSLKPKVSDSMTHMMVDFALEKRMLQAVKFLPVPKAPEIDVAACLVADNCITISWRMPEEDSRIDHFVLEYRKTNFDGLPRLKGEQHWELVDYIKATQYTLSGLRFDTKYMNLRVQACNKAVAGEYSDPVTLETKAFVFSLDSTSSHLNLKVEDTYVEWDPTGGKGQEKIKGKENKNSGQNPLLKSNRRSNTASPKRSTNSPRASARGSRDRFAGESYTVLGDTAVESGQHYWEVRAQKDCKSYSVGVTYRNPGKFDQLGKTNSSWCIHINNWLQTTFSAKHNNKAKTLDIPVPDRIGVYCDFDGGQLSFYNASSKALLHTFRAKFAQPLLPGFMIWCGGLTVMTGLQVPSAVKTLQKSENGLGGSTSSLNNVA; encoded by the exons ATGCTGAACCACACAATATCAAATGTCCAG GTAAACTCCTCTAATGCCATCAGTGAGCTGGATGAGGAGTTTGATGGTCTGTACTCGGTCCTACATGAGATGAAGGGGAGCATGGCCAGCACTATTCAGCAAGAAGAAGCTCGTAAAATTCAAGCTCTGCAG GATCAGCTGAGCCAGTGCAGCCGTGCCCTGGAGAGCTCAGAAGAGCTGCTGGAACTTGCTGTGCAGTCGCTGGACATAAAGAACCCCGTGGAACTCATAGAG GCTGCCAGACAGATCAAAGATAG CGTCACAGTGGCTTCAGCATTCCGCCTCTCTCTGAAACCAAAAGTCAGTGACAGTATGACTCATATGATGGTGGACTTTGCCTTGGAAAAGAGGATGCTACAAGCTGTGAAGTTTTTGCCAG TCCCTAAAGCTCCAGAGATAGATGTAGCAGCTTGTCTGGTTGCTGACAACTGCATAACCATATCGTGGAGAATGCCTGAGGAGGACAGCAGAATTGATCATTTTGTGCTGGAGTATAGGAAGACCAACTTTGATGGGCTCCCTCGACTGAAAGGGGAGCAGCATTGGGAGCTGGTTGACTACATTAAAGCTACTCAGTACACCTTATCAG GTCTGAGATTTGATACAAAATACATGAACCTTAGAGTACAGGCTTGCAACAAAGCTGTGGCAGGTGAATACTCCGACCCTGTGACTCTGGAAACCAAAG CATTTGTCTTCAGTTTGGACAGTACTTCATCTCATCTGAACCTGAAAGTTGAAGACACCTACGTTGAATGGGATCCTACTGGAGGCAAAGgccaagaaaaaataaaagggaaggaaaataaaaacag TGGCCAGAATCCTCTGCTGAAGAGCAATAGAAG AAGCAACACGGCATCTCCCAAGAGATCTACTAACAGCCCAAGGGCCTCGGCGAGGGGCAGCCGGGATCGCTTTGCTGGTGAATCCTACACAGTGCTGG GAGACACTGCTGTTGAAAGTGGACAGCATTACTGGGAAGTGAGAGCCCAGAAGGACTGCAAATCCTACAGCGTGGGAGTAACATACAGAAACCCGGGGAAGTTTGACCAGCTGGGAAAGACTAATTCCAGCTGGTGCATCCATATCAACAACTGGCTGCAAACCACCTTCTCAGCAAAGCATAACAATAAAGCAAAGACTCTAGATATACCTGTCCCAGACAGAATAGGAGTGTACTGTGACTTTGATGGAG GTCAGCTTTCATTTTATAATGCAAGCTCAAAGGCATTGCTGCACACCTTCAGAGCAAAGTTTGCCCAACCATTGCTACCAGGCTTCATG ATCTGGTGTGGTGGGCTCACAGTGATGACTGGATTGCAGGTGCCAAGTGCTGTGAAAACTCTTCAGAAGAGCGAAAATGGATTGGGTGGTTCAACAAGCAGCCTAAATAATGTTGCCTAG
- the FSD1L gene encoding FSD1-like protein isoform X8 yields the protein MDEERETLQRIVSTLVNKNDEIHNFIDMLNHTISNVQVNSSNAISELDEEFDGLYSVLHEMKGSMASTIQQEEARKIQALQDQLSQCSRALESSEELLELAVQSLDIKNPVELIEAARQIKDSVTVASAFRLSLKPKVSDSMTHMMVDFALEKRMLQAVKFLPVPKAPEIDVAACLVADNCITISWRMPEEDSRIDHFVLEYRKTNFDGLPRLKGEQHWELVDYIKATQYTLSGLRFDTKYMNLRVQACNKAVAGEYSDPVTLETKAFVFSLDSTSSHLNLKVEDTYVEWDPTGGKGQEKIKGKENKNSNTASPKRSTNSPRASARGSRDRFAGESYTVLGQLSFYNASSKALLHTFRAKFAQPLLPGFMIWCGGLTVMTGLQVPSAVKTLQKSENGLGGSTSSLNNVA from the exons GAGACTCTGCAAAGGATTGTCAGTACTCTAGTGaacaaaaatgatgaaattcACAACTTCATTGACATGCTGAACCACACAATATCAAATGTCCAG GTAAACTCCTCTAATGCCATCAGTGAGCTGGATGAGGAGTTTGATGGTCTGTACTCGGTCCTACATGAGATGAAGGGGAGCATGGCCAGCACTATTCAGCAAGAAGAAGCTCGTAAAATTCAAGCTCTGCAG GATCAGCTGAGCCAGTGCAGCCGTGCCCTGGAGAGCTCAGAAGAGCTGCTGGAACTTGCTGTGCAGTCGCTGGACATAAAGAACCCCGTGGAACTCATAGAG GCTGCCAGACAGATCAAAGATAG CGTCACAGTGGCTTCAGCATTCCGCCTCTCTCTGAAACCAAAAGTCAGTGACAGTATGACTCATATGATGGTGGACTTTGCCTTGGAAAAGAGGATGCTACAAGCTGTGAAGTTTTTGCCAG TCCCTAAAGCTCCAGAGATAGATGTAGCAGCTTGTCTGGTTGCTGACAACTGCATAACCATATCGTGGAGAATGCCTGAGGAGGACAGCAGAATTGATCATTTTGTGCTGGAGTATAGGAAGACCAACTTTGATGGGCTCCCTCGACTGAAAGGGGAGCAGCATTGGGAGCTGGTTGACTACATTAAAGCTACTCAGTACACCTTATCAG GTCTGAGATTTGATACAAAATACATGAACCTTAGAGTACAGGCTTGCAACAAAGCTGTGGCAGGTGAATACTCCGACCCTGTGACTCTGGAAACCAAAG CATTTGTCTTCAGTTTGGACAGTACTTCATCTCATCTGAACCTGAAAGTTGAAGACACCTACGTTGAATGGGATCCTACTGGAGGCAAAGgccaagaaaaaataaaagggaaggaaaataaaaacag CAACACGGCATCTCCCAAGAGATCTACTAACAGCCCAAGGGCCTCGGCGAGGGGCAGCCGGGATCGCTTTGCTGGTGAATCCTACACAGTGCTGG GTCAGCTTTCATTTTATAATGCAAGCTCAAAGGCATTGCTGCACACCTTCAGAGCAAAGTTTGCCCAACCATTGCTACCAGGCTTCATG ATCTGGTGTGGTGGGCTCACAGTGATGACTGGATTGCAGGTGCCAAGTGCTGTGAAAACTCTTCAGAAGAGCGAAAATGGATTGGGTGGTTCAACAAGCAGCCTAAATAATGTTGCCTAG
- the FSD1L gene encoding FSD1-like protein isoform X2 produces the protein MDEERETLQRIVSTLVNKNDEIHNFIDMLNHTISNVQVNSSNAISELDEEFDGLYSVLHEMKGSMASTIQQEEARKIQALQDQLSQCSRALESSEELLELAVQSLDIKNPVELIEAARQIKDSVTVASAFRLSLKPKVSDSMTHMMVDFALEKRMLQAVKFLPVPKAPEIDVAACLVADNCITISWRMPEEDSRIDHFVLEYRKTNFDGLPRLKGEQHWELVDYIKATQYTLSGLRFDTKYMNLRVQACNKAVAGEYSDPVTLETKAFVFSLDSTSSHLNLKVEDTYVEWDPTGGKGQEKIKGKENKNSGQNPLLKSNRSNTASPKRSTNSPRASARGSRDRFAGESYTVLGDTAVESGQHYWEVRAQKDCKSYSVGVTYRNPGKFDQLGKTNSSWCIHINNWLQTTFSAKHNNKAKTLDIPVPDRIGVYCDFDGGQLSFYNASSKALLHTFRAKFAQPLLPGFMIWCGGLTVMTGLQVPSAVKTLQKSENGLGGSTSSLNNVA, from the exons GAGACTCTGCAAAGGATTGTCAGTACTCTAGTGaacaaaaatgatgaaattcACAACTTCATTGACATGCTGAACCACACAATATCAAATGTCCAG GTAAACTCCTCTAATGCCATCAGTGAGCTGGATGAGGAGTTTGATGGTCTGTACTCGGTCCTACATGAGATGAAGGGGAGCATGGCCAGCACTATTCAGCAAGAAGAAGCTCGTAAAATTCAAGCTCTGCAG GATCAGCTGAGCCAGTGCAGCCGTGCCCTGGAGAGCTCAGAAGAGCTGCTGGAACTTGCTGTGCAGTCGCTGGACATAAAGAACCCCGTGGAACTCATAGAG GCTGCCAGACAGATCAAAGATAG CGTCACAGTGGCTTCAGCATTCCGCCTCTCTCTGAAACCAAAAGTCAGTGACAGTATGACTCATATGATGGTGGACTTTGCCTTGGAAAAGAGGATGCTACAAGCTGTGAAGTTTTTGCCAG TCCCTAAAGCTCCAGAGATAGATGTAGCAGCTTGTCTGGTTGCTGACAACTGCATAACCATATCGTGGAGAATGCCTGAGGAGGACAGCAGAATTGATCATTTTGTGCTGGAGTATAGGAAGACCAACTTTGATGGGCTCCCTCGACTGAAAGGGGAGCAGCATTGGGAGCTGGTTGACTACATTAAAGCTACTCAGTACACCTTATCAG GTCTGAGATTTGATACAAAATACATGAACCTTAGAGTACAGGCTTGCAACAAAGCTGTGGCAGGTGAATACTCCGACCCTGTGACTCTGGAAACCAAAG CATTTGTCTTCAGTTTGGACAGTACTTCATCTCATCTGAACCTGAAAGTTGAAGACACCTACGTTGAATGGGATCCTACTGGAGGCAAAGgccaagaaaaaataaaagggaaggaaaataaaaacag TGGCCAGAATCCTCTGCTGAAGAGCAATAGAAG CAACACGGCATCTCCCAAGAGATCTACTAACAGCCCAAGGGCCTCGGCGAGGGGCAGCCGGGATCGCTTTGCTGGTGAATCCTACACAGTGCTGG GAGACACTGCTGTTGAAAGTGGACAGCATTACTGGGAAGTGAGAGCCCAGAAGGACTGCAAATCCTACAGCGTGGGAGTAACATACAGAAACCCGGGGAAGTTTGACCAGCTGGGAAAGACTAATTCCAGCTGGTGCATCCATATCAACAACTGGCTGCAAACCACCTTCTCAGCAAAGCATAACAATAAAGCAAAGACTCTAGATATACCTGTCCCAGACAGAATAGGAGTGTACTGTGACTTTGATGGAG GTCAGCTTTCATTTTATAATGCAAGCTCAAAGGCATTGCTGCACACCTTCAGAGCAAAGTTTGCCCAACCATTGCTACCAGGCTTCATG ATCTGGTGTGGTGGGCTCACAGTGATGACTGGATTGCAGGTGCCAAGTGCTGTGAAAACTCTTCAGAAGAGCGAAAATGGATTGGGTGGTTCAACAAGCAGCCTAAATAATGTTGCCTAG
- the FSD1L gene encoding FSD1-like protein isoform X3, with amino-acid sequence MDEERETLQRIVSTLVNKNDEIHNFIDMLNHTISNVQVNSSNAISELDEEFDGLYSVLHEMKGSMASTIQQEEARKIQALQDQLSQCSRALESSEELLELAVQSLDIKNPVELIEAARQIKDSVTVASAFRLSLKPKVSDSMTHMMVDFALEKRMLQAVKFLPVPKAPEIDVAACLVADNCITISWRMPEEDSRIDHFVLEYRKTNFDGLPRLKGEQHWELVDYIKATQYTLSGLRFDTKYMNLRVQACNKAVAGEYSDPVTLETKAFVFSLDSTSSHLNLKVEDTYVEWDPTGGKGQEKIKGKENKNRSNTASPKRSTNSPRASARGSRDRFAGESYTVLGDTAVESGQHYWEVRAQKDCKSYSVGVTYRNPGKFDQLGKTNSSWCIHINNWLQTTFSAKHNNKAKTLDIPVPDRIGVYCDFDGGQLSFYNASSKALLHTFRAKFAQPLLPGFMIWCGGLTVMTGLQVPSAVKTLQKSENGLGGSTSSLNNVA; translated from the exons GAGACTCTGCAAAGGATTGTCAGTACTCTAGTGaacaaaaatgatgaaattcACAACTTCATTGACATGCTGAACCACACAATATCAAATGTCCAG GTAAACTCCTCTAATGCCATCAGTGAGCTGGATGAGGAGTTTGATGGTCTGTACTCGGTCCTACATGAGATGAAGGGGAGCATGGCCAGCACTATTCAGCAAGAAGAAGCTCGTAAAATTCAAGCTCTGCAG GATCAGCTGAGCCAGTGCAGCCGTGCCCTGGAGAGCTCAGAAGAGCTGCTGGAACTTGCTGTGCAGTCGCTGGACATAAAGAACCCCGTGGAACTCATAGAG GCTGCCAGACAGATCAAAGATAG CGTCACAGTGGCTTCAGCATTCCGCCTCTCTCTGAAACCAAAAGTCAGTGACAGTATGACTCATATGATGGTGGACTTTGCCTTGGAAAAGAGGATGCTACAAGCTGTGAAGTTTTTGCCAG TCCCTAAAGCTCCAGAGATAGATGTAGCAGCTTGTCTGGTTGCTGACAACTGCATAACCATATCGTGGAGAATGCCTGAGGAGGACAGCAGAATTGATCATTTTGTGCTGGAGTATAGGAAGACCAACTTTGATGGGCTCCCTCGACTGAAAGGGGAGCAGCATTGGGAGCTGGTTGACTACATTAAAGCTACTCAGTACACCTTATCAG GTCTGAGATTTGATACAAAATACATGAACCTTAGAGTACAGGCTTGCAACAAAGCTGTGGCAGGTGAATACTCCGACCCTGTGACTCTGGAAACCAAAG CATTTGTCTTCAGTTTGGACAGTACTTCATCTCATCTGAACCTGAAAGTTGAAGACACCTACGTTGAATGGGATCCTACTGGAGGCAAAGgccaagaaaaaataaaagggaaggaaaataaaaacag AAGCAACACGGCATCTCCCAAGAGATCTACTAACAGCCCAAGGGCCTCGGCGAGGGGCAGCCGGGATCGCTTTGCTGGTGAATCCTACACAGTGCTGG GAGACACTGCTGTTGAAAGTGGACAGCATTACTGGGAAGTGAGAGCCCAGAAGGACTGCAAATCCTACAGCGTGGGAGTAACATACAGAAACCCGGGGAAGTTTGACCAGCTGGGAAAGACTAATTCCAGCTGGTGCATCCATATCAACAACTGGCTGCAAACCACCTTCTCAGCAAAGCATAACAATAAAGCAAAGACTCTAGATATACCTGTCCCAGACAGAATAGGAGTGTACTGTGACTTTGATGGAG GTCAGCTTTCATTTTATAATGCAAGCTCAAAGGCATTGCTGCACACCTTCAGAGCAAAGTTTGCCCAACCATTGCTACCAGGCTTCATG ATCTGGTGTGGTGGGCTCACAGTGATGACTGGATTGCAGGTGCCAAGTGCTGTGAAAACTCTTCAGAAGAGCGAAAATGGATTGGGTGGTTCAACAAGCAGCCTAAATAATGTTGCCTAG